A window of the Bradyrhizobium diazoefficiens genome harbors these coding sequences:
- the cysK gene encoding cysteine synthase A, translated as MDASSEKAAMTSASHQPGRGRIYDSIVEAFGDTPIVRLRRLPGMHGVNATILAKLEYFSPAASVKDRIGAAMIIAMEKAGIIKPDTVLIEPTSGNTGIALAFVAASRGYRLKLVMPESMSIERRKMLAFLGAELVLTPAAQGMKGSIAAAEELLKTTPNSVMPQQFKNLANPEVHRRTTAEEIWNDTAGNIDFFVAGVGTGGTITGVGQVLKPRKASLRVVAVEPEESPVLSGGQHTPHKIQGIGAGFIPDILDRSVIDEIVKINSTTAIEMSRALARHEGIPGGISSGAAIAAALEIGKRPEAAGKTILAIVPSFAERYLSTVMFEGI; from the coding sequence ATGGACGCATCGTCCGAGAAGGCTGCAATGACCAGTGCATCGCACCAGCCCGGCCGCGGCCGGATCTATGATTCGATCGTCGAGGCTTTTGGCGACACGCCGATCGTGCGCCTGCGCCGGTTGCCGGGCATGCACGGCGTCAATGCGACCATTCTGGCAAAGCTTGAATATTTCAGTCCGGCTGCGAGCGTGAAGGACCGCATCGGCGCGGCCATGATCATCGCCATGGAGAAGGCGGGCATCATCAAGCCCGACACCGTGCTGATCGAGCCGACCTCCGGCAATACCGGCATCGCGCTCGCCTTCGTCGCGGCCTCGCGCGGCTACCGGCTGAAGCTGGTAATGCCGGAATCGATGTCGATCGAGCGACGCAAGATGCTGGCCTTCCTCGGCGCCGAGCTGGTGCTGACGCCGGCCGCGCAAGGCATGAAAGGCTCGATCGCCGCGGCCGAAGAACTTCTGAAGACGACGCCGAACTCGGTGATGCCGCAGCAGTTCAAGAATCTCGCCAATCCCGAGGTGCATCGTCGTACCACGGCGGAGGAGATCTGGAACGACACCGCCGGCAATATCGACTTCTTCGTCGCCGGCGTTGGTACTGGCGGCACCATCACCGGTGTCGGTCAGGTGCTGAAGCCGCGCAAGGCGTCGTTGCGCGTGGTTGCGGTCGAGCCCGAGGAGAGCCCGGTGCTGTCAGGCGGCCAGCACACGCCGCACAAGATCCAGGGCATCGGCGCGGGCTTCATTCCTGACATCCTCGACCGCTCCGTGATCGACGAGATCGTGAAGATCAACTCGACCACGGCGATCGAGATGTCGCGGGCGCTGGCGCGGCATGAGGGGATCCCGGGCGGCATCTCGTCCGGTGCTGCGATCGCCGCAGCGCTCGAGATCGGCAAGCGGCCGGAAGCTGCTGGAAAAACCATCCTGGCTATAGTGCCGTCCTTCGCCGAGCGGTATCTTTCGACAGTTATGTTTGAAGGAATCTGA
- a CDS encoding acetoacetate--CoA ligase — protein MTAPFVPQIALYRNWLVEQRGLTFANYEEMRQWSVRDLDAFWRSIWNYYDLQSPTPFAAVITERKMPGAVWFPGAQVNYARQVFRHVDAAHAAGLPAIVSGGEDGKLNETSWPELKRKVAALALHLKDKDIKPGDRVAAYLPNIAETIIAFLASASIGAVWSVCAPDMAAPAVIDRFKQIEPKVLIACDAVTYAGRRHDRKDVVAELRRSLPSVAHVILHSDAMAPAAPDALLSDIIARTGAAIDAFEPMWLPFDHPLWIVYSSGTTGLPKPIVHGHGGIVIVVLALLGLHNDLGCSYHQNSFGERYHWYSSTGWIMWNSQVGGLLSGTTCCIFDGSPGGTKEKPDWTTSWRFVAQSKATFFGAGAAFFANCAKAEIDLGLAGDLSRLRCLGSTGSPLSADTQAWFNARFAALSKTNGSVAQADIWWANISGGTDFAGAFIGGNRELPQTPGAMQCRLLGAAVEAFSEQGRAVIDEVGELVCTEPMPSMPLYFWNDKGNARYLASYFETYPDNFDCSGRGPVWRHGDWLKVNPDGSCVIYGRSDATINRHGLRMGTSELYSAIEALPEVLDSLVVDLEYLGRDSYMPLFVVLREGVALDDAMKAKINKAIEAGLSRRFLPNEIFAVAEIPRTLSGKKQELPIKKLLLGQPVEKVINKEAMANPACLDWYLAFARDYLARTAA, from the coding sequence ATGACCGCTCCTTTCGTCCCGCAGATCGCCCTCTACCGCAACTGGCTCGTCGAGCAGCGCGGCCTCACCTTCGCGAACTACGAGGAGATGCGGCAATGGTCGGTGCGCGATCTCGACGCCTTCTGGCGCAGCATCTGGAATTATTACGATCTGCAATCGCCGACGCCGTTTGCGGCCGTCATCACCGAGCGCAAGATGCCGGGGGCGGTCTGGTTTCCCGGCGCGCAGGTGAACTATGCGCGGCAGGTGTTCCGGCATGTCGACGCTGCGCATGCCGCCGGCCTACCCGCGATCGTCAGCGGCGGCGAGGATGGCAAGCTGAACGAGACGAGCTGGCCGGAGCTCAAGCGCAAGGTGGCCGCGCTCGCGCTGCACCTGAAGGACAAGGACATCAAGCCGGGCGACCGTGTCGCGGCCTATCTGCCCAACATCGCCGAGACCATCATCGCGTTTCTCGCGAGCGCCAGCATCGGTGCGGTCTGGAGCGTCTGCGCGCCCGACATGGCGGCGCCAGCCGTAATCGACCGCTTCAAGCAGATCGAGCCAAAGGTGCTGATCGCCTGCGATGCCGTCACCTATGCCGGGCGCAGGCATGATCGCAAAGATGTCGTCGCGGAGCTGCGGCGATCACTGCCGAGCGTCGCGCATGTCATTTTGCACAGCGACGCCATGGCGCCCGCCGCGCCGGACGCCCTGCTCTCCGACATCATCGCACGGACTGGTGCCGCGATCGACGCGTTCGAGCCGATGTGGCTGCCGTTCGATCATCCGCTCTGGATCGTCTATTCCAGCGGCACCACAGGCCTGCCCAAGCCGATCGTGCACGGCCATGGCGGCATCGTCATTGTGGTGCTGGCGCTCTTGGGCCTGCACAACGATCTCGGCTGCTCCTACCACCAAAACTCTTTCGGCGAGCGCTATCACTGGTACTCTTCGACCGGCTGGATCATGTGGAACAGCCAGGTCGGTGGCCTCCTCAGCGGCACCACCTGCTGTATTTTCGACGGCAGCCCCGGCGGCACCAAGGAGAAGCCGGACTGGACCACGTCGTGGCGCTTTGTGGCGCAATCGAAAGCGACCTTCTTCGGGGCGGGGGCGGCGTTCTTCGCCAATTGCGCCAAGGCCGAGATCGATCTCGGCCTCGCCGGCGATCTGTCGCGGCTGCGCTGCCTCGGCTCGACCGGCTCGCCGCTCAGCGCCGACACGCAAGCCTGGTTCAACGCGCGCTTCGCGGCGTTGTCGAAAACCAACGGCAGCGTGGCGCAGGCCGACATCTGGTGGGCAAACATTTCCGGCGGCACCGATTTCGCCGGCGCTTTCATCGGCGGCAATCGCGAATTGCCGCAGACACCGGGCGCGATGCAGTGCCGCCTGCTGGGCGCAGCGGTCGAAGCCTTCAGCGAACAGGGCCGCGCCGTGATCGACGAGGTCGGCGAGCTCGTCTGCACCGAACCAATGCCATCGATGCCGCTCTATTTCTGGAACGACAAGGGCAACGCGCGCTATCTCGCGAGCTATTTCGAGACCTATCCGGACAATTTCGACTGCAGCGGCCGCGGGCCGGTATGGCGCCATGGCGACTGGCTCAAGGTCAATCCGGACGGTTCATGCGTGATCTATGGCCGCAGCGATGCCACCATCAACCGGCACGGCCTGCGCATGGGCACGAGCGAGCTCTATTCCGCGATCGAGGCGCTGCCGGAGGTGCTCGACAGCCTCGTCGTCGACCTCGAATATCTCGGCCGCGACAGCTACATGCCGCTGTTCGTGGTGCTGCGCGAGGGCGTTGCCCTCGACGATGCGATGAAGGCCAAGATCAACAAGGCGATCGAGGCCGGTCTCTCCCGCCGCTTCCTGCCGAACGAGATCTTTGCGGTCGCCGAGATCCCGCGCACGCTGTCGGGCAAGAAGCAGGAGCTGCCGATCAAGAAGCTCCTGCTCGGCCAGCCCGTGGAGAAGGTCATCAACAAGGAGGCGATGGCCAATCCCGCCTGCCTCGACTGGTATCTCGCCTTCGCCCGCGACTATCTCGCGCGCACGGCGGCGTAG
- a CDS encoding formyltransferase family protein, protein MRITLVGSRHFGVTTLNMLREHGVGVVRVVVADADDRLAATAKAAGIEVVVQANPKLVVASEIAPDTDLIVTAHSHARIGRDALAAAKFGGIGYHPSLLPRHRGKAAVEWTIKEGDPIAGGTIYHLADRMDAGAIAAQDWCFVRKGETARELWERALAPLGLKLLADVIDYAKVHKALPSKAQDEQFATSAPSLS, encoded by the coding sequence ATGCGCATTACCCTGGTCGGCTCCCGCCATTTCGGCGTGACCACCCTGAACATGCTCCGCGAGCACGGTGTCGGGGTCGTGCGGGTCGTCGTGGCCGACGCCGATGACCGCTTGGCCGCGACCGCCAAGGCCGCCGGCATCGAGGTGGTGGTGCAGGCCAATCCCAAGCTGGTGGTGGCCTCCGAGATCGCCCCGGACACTGACCTGATCGTCACCGCCCACAGCCACGCCCGGATCGGCAGGGACGCGCTCGCCGCGGCGAAGTTCGGTGGGATCGGCTATCACCCCTCGCTGCTGCCGCGCCATCGCGGCAAGGCCGCGGTGGAATGGACCATCAAGGAAGGCGATCCGATCGCCGGCGGCACGATCTATCACCTCGCCGACCGCATGGACGCGGGCGCCATCGCCGCCCAGGACTGGTGCTTCGTCAGGAAAGGCGAGACCGCCCGCGAACTCTGGGAGCGTGCACTAGCCCCGCTCGGGCTCAAGCTGCTCGCCGACGTGATCGATTACGCCAAGGTCCACAAGGCCCTGCCGTCGAAAGCCCAGGACGAGCAATTCGCGACCTCGGCGCCAAGTCTTTCGTGA
- a CDS encoding GNAT family N-acetyltransferase, whose translation MEIFTVRGAKPDEQRDLTRLCVRATMHAGYDEAFIDRTMPALTVTLPFIAADFVRVAQDSSGNIVGVVSVTPTALQGIAQLHHLFVDPAYWKRGIGRVLFSAALVRAKQVKAGALVISAEPSAEGFYARMGAIRIGEAPFYFSPDIVLPNLLYVIPRET comes from the coding sequence GTGGAAATCTTTACGGTACGAGGGGCCAAGCCCGACGAACAACGTGACCTGACGCGCCTCTGCGTGCGTGCCACGATGCATGCGGGATACGACGAAGCGTTCATCGACCGCACGATGCCCGCACTCACTGTAACCCTGCCATTCATCGCTGCGGATTTTGTGCGAGTGGCACAAGATAGCTCCGGCAATATCGTCGGCGTTGTCTCGGTGACACCGACCGCGCTGCAAGGAATTGCGCAGCTTCATCACCTTTTCGTTGATCCGGCGTATTGGAAACGCGGGATCGGCCGAGTTCTTTTCAGTGCGGCTTTGGTTCGTGCAAAACAGGTAAAAGCGGGCGCCCTTGTGATCTCTGCCGAACCCTCAGCGGAAGGGTTTTATGCGAGGATGGGAGCCATTAGGATCGGCGAAGCACCATTTTACTTCTCGCCGGACATCGTATTGCCTAACCTGCTGTACGTGATACCTCGCGAGACATGA
- a CDS encoding BrnA antitoxin family protein: MADQPRRPRTLGDARSEAEAAFKKVTAKVAVAPPKQNVAPGVKEQVTLRIDQDVLEHFQAGGPGWQDRINEALRKAAGK, translated from the coding sequence ATGGCGGATCAACCGAGACGGCCACGTACGCTGGGCGATGCGCGGTCGGAGGCCGAGGCGGCGTTCAAGAAGGTGACGGCCAAGGTCGCCGTGGCGCCGCCGAAGCAGAACGTGGCGCCGGGGGTCAAGGAGCAGGTCACGCTGCGCATTGACCAGGACGTGCTGGAGCATTTCCAGGCGGGCGGCCCCGGCTGGCAGGACCGCATCAACGAGGCGCTGCGGAAGGCTGCGGGGAAGTAG
- a CDS encoding patatin-like phospholipase family protein → MSSLPDGWTRRTGARLIRSLALACSLALASCTSLPRTPYSAADASASRVLDIDGLRRYADEPITKFSFEQDKVTGSRTYLALSGGGADGAYGVGVLNGWTAARNRPTFSVVSGVSTGGLIAPFAFLGSQYDATIRELYTSGIAESLLNDPSIIRVLFGSGLFGNTRLRELVARYVGPEIMAQVARENAKGRRLLVVTTDLDTQRTAIWDMGKIAAVGTPEALKLFRDVMAASASIPLVFPPILIEAEGQGRRFQEMHVDGGVTAPVLTLPEALLFQGRLPGNAKMDIYILVNKKIERNFELVANSTIDVASRSLSSITQSQTRSIIFSTYDFAQRNHLGFHLSYIERDYPAPPSEGFDTGYMRALYQYGYEKAAGGQAWTSRMP, encoded by the coding sequence ATGTCCAGCCTCCCCGATGGTTGGACAAGGCGGACAGGCGCCCGCCTGATCAGATCGCTGGCACTCGCGTGCAGCCTGGCACTCGCCTCCTGCACCTCGCTCCCCCGCACGCCCTATTCGGCGGCCGATGCGAGTGCTTCGCGCGTGCTCGATATCGACGGCCTGCGGCGCTACGCCGACGAGCCCATCACGAAGTTCAGCTTCGAGCAGGACAAGGTGACCGGGAGCAGAACCTATCTGGCACTATCAGGGGGCGGTGCCGATGGCGCCTATGGCGTCGGCGTGTTGAACGGCTGGACCGCGGCGCGTAACCGCCCGACATTCTCCGTCGTCTCGGGCGTGAGCACCGGCGGCCTGATCGCTCCCTTTGCCTTCCTCGGATCGCAATATGACGCTACGATTCGAGAACTCTACACCAGCGGCATCGCCGAAAGCCTGCTGAACGATCCCAGCATCATCCGCGTGCTGTTCGGCTCCGGCCTGTTCGGCAATACGCGACTGCGCGAGCTGGTCGCGCGCTATGTCGGGCCGGAGATCATGGCACAGGTCGCCCGCGAGAATGCCAAGGGCCGACGGCTCTTGGTGGTCACCACCGATCTCGACACCCAGCGCACCGCGATCTGGGACATGGGCAAGATCGCCGCGGTCGGCACGCCCGAGGCGTTAAAGCTGTTTCGCGACGTGATGGCGGCGTCCGCCAGCATTCCCCTGGTATTTCCGCCGATCCTGATCGAGGCCGAAGGCCAGGGCCGCAGGTTTCAGGAAATGCATGTCGACGGCGGCGTGACGGCGCCGGTGCTGACCTTGCCAGAGGCCCTGCTGTTCCAGGGGCGCCTGCCTGGCAACGCGAAGATGGACATCTACATCCTCGTCAACAAGAAGATCGAACGCAACTTCGAGCTCGTCGCCAACAGCACGATCGATGTCGCCTCACGCAGCCTGTCCTCGATCACGCAATCGCAGACGCGCTCGATCATCTTCTCGACCTATGATTTCGCCCAGCGCAACCACCTCGGCTTCCATCTCTCTTATATCGAGCGCGATTATCCGGCGCCGCCGTCCGAAGGCTTCGACACCGGCTATATGCGGGCGCTCTATCAGTACGGATACGAGAAAGCGGCAGGCGGCCAGGCCTGGACTTCGCGGATGCCGTGA
- a CDS encoding glyoxalase superfamily protein, whose product MRDFRDAKAMAHTVRASLADQGLKVTNSQSLELIAKAFGAADWNTLAAAIRGASTSSRREVAKPSVTIDAGIRPRAPRFATELERTLQRALGYSDVRRHQYSTLEHLLLALADDASASKVMLACGVDLAMLRQSLTDYIDNELRSIVVETGGSPGGSRPSAAFQRVMQRAEAHAEQMGLQEVTGANVVVVIFAERLSPAVRRLYNQNMTAEDAADIVERGIAKGDRSSAP is encoded by the coding sequence ATGCGCGATTTTCGCGATGCCAAGGCAATGGCGCACACGGTTCGAGCCTCACTCGCTGACCAGGGCCTGAAGGTCACTAACAGCCAAAGCCTTGAACTAATAGCCAAGGCATTCGGTGCTGCTGATTGGAACACGCTCGCCGCTGCAATTCGCGGCGCGAGCACTTCGTCGCGCCGTGAGGTCGCGAAGCCATCAGTCACCATCGATGCCGGGATCAGGCCGCGGGCGCCGCGATTTGCCACCGAACTTGAACGCACTCTGCAACGCGCCCTCGGCTACAGCGATGTTCGAAGACATCAGTACTCGACGTTGGAGCATCTGTTACTCGCCCTCGCAGACGACGCCAGTGCTTCAAAGGTGATGCTGGCGTGCGGTGTCGATCTTGCAATGCTTCGGCAGAGCCTGACCGATTACATCGACAACGAGTTGCGGTCTATCGTGGTCGAAACTGGTGGTTCTCCCGGCGGGTCGCGGCCATCAGCGGCGTTTCAGCGGGTGATGCAGCGCGCCGAAGCACACGCCGAGCAGATGGGCCTGCAGGAAGTCACCGGGGCAAATGTGGTGGTCGTTATCTTTGCCGAGCGATTGAGTCCGGCGGTGCGGCGGCTCTACAATCAAAACATGACCGCCGAAGATGCGGCTGATATTGTCGAACGCGGCATTGCAAAGGGAGATAGGTCCTCCGCGCCCTGA
- a CDS encoding outer membrane protein has translation MGKRLVLTAALLSLATPVFAADIIEPAPVVEAPTAPAPIFTWTGFYIGAHGGGAWSKWTGIDPTDPMATWSSVTASGGVVGGQIGGNYQISNFVVGLEGTGAWSSVTLNTGGPFGGGAGFNLSLKNDYIATVAGRFGVAFDRVLLYARSGAAFTRDKYSASNGLAGALAGSASGSFNRSGWLAGGGVEWMFMPNWSVRAEYNYLGFGTITEQPVTTGNLVASPANVKLNIQTGTVGVNYHF, from the coding sequence ATGGGCAAGAGACTGGTTCTGACGGCTGCGCTGTTGTCGCTGGCAACGCCGGTCTTTGCGGCTGACATCATCGAACCCGCGCCGGTGGTCGAAGCGCCGACCGCGCCGGCTCCGATTTTTACCTGGACCGGGTTCTATATCGGCGCCCATGGCGGCGGTGCCTGGAGCAAGTGGACCGGCATCGATCCGACCGATCCGATGGCGACCTGGAGCTCGGTGACGGCCAGCGGCGGCGTGGTCGGTGGCCAGATCGGCGGCAACTACCAGATCAGCAATTTCGTGGTGGGCCTCGAGGGCACCGGCGCCTGGTCGAGCGTCACGCTCAATACCGGCGGCCCGTTCGGGGGCGGCGCAGGCTTCAACCTGTCGCTCAAGAACGACTACATCGCGACGGTCGCCGGGCGCTTCGGCGTCGCCTTCGATCGCGTCCTGCTTTACGCCAGGAGCGGGGCGGCCTTTACCCGCGACAAGTACAGCGCCAGCAACGGCCTGGCTGGCGCGCTCGCCGGTTCGGCCTCGGGTAGCTTCAACCGCTCCGGCTGGCTCGCCGGCGGCGGCGTCGAATGGATGTTCATGCCGAACTGGTCGGTGCGGGCCGAATACAACTATCTTGGCTTCGGCACCATCACTGAGCAGCCGGTGACGACGGGCAATCTGGTGGCCTCGCCCGCCAATGTGAAGCTGAACATCCAGACCGGCACGGTGGGCGTCAACTATCACTTCTGA
- a CDS encoding DMT family transporter: MSTTPSKSMAAFWMAGWLSLMLIMAVAGREATRELNVFEIMEVRSLAGFVLLLPIIYRAGGFRVLRTQRLPQHIARNFVHYVAQLGWFFALTLIPIGQVVAIEFTMPIWTAILAASFLSERMTPWKITAIVLGLVGVIVIVRPATGEINPGQLIALGAAMGFGVSMALVKSLSRTESALSILFWMIVVQSVAGFVPTLFVWTWPSAYVWAWLGVIAVCGTFSHYCLASAMRYADATIVVPMDFLRVPLTATAGWLLYSERLDTWTVLGAALILCGNLLNLKPPAPVPARAQ, from the coding sequence ATGAGCACGACACCGTCCAAATCCATGGCAGCCTTCTGGATGGCCGGCTGGCTGTCGCTGATGCTGATCATGGCGGTAGCCGGACGCGAAGCCACGCGCGAACTGAACGTCTTTGAGATCATGGAGGTGCGCTCGCTGGCAGGCTTCGTGCTGCTTTTGCCGATCATCTACCGCGCGGGCGGCTTCAGGGTGCTGAGGACACAGCGCCTGCCGCAACATATCGCGCGCAACTTCGTGCACTACGTCGCCCAGCTCGGCTGGTTCTTCGCGCTGACACTGATCCCGATCGGCCAGGTGGTAGCGATCGAATTCACCATGCCGATCTGGACGGCGATCCTCGCGGCGAGCTTCCTGTCCGAGCGCATGACTCCGTGGAAGATCACGGCCATCGTGCTCGGTCTCGTCGGCGTGATCGTCATCGTCCGGCCCGCCACCGGCGAGATCAATCCGGGCCAGCTGATCGCGCTCGGCGCCGCCATGGGCTTTGGCGTCTCGATGGCGCTGGTCAAATCACTGAGCCGCACCGAAAGCGCGCTCTCGATTCTGTTCTGGATGATCGTCGTGCAATCGGTCGCAGGCTTCGTGCCGACGCTGTTCGTCTGGACCTGGCCGTCGGCCTATGTCTGGGCCTGGTTGGGCGTCATTGCCGTCTGCGGCACCTTCTCGCACTACTGCCTCGCCAGCGCGATGCGCTACGCCGACGCCACCATCGTCGTACCCATGGACTTCCTGCGGGTCCCCCTGACCGCGACCGCCGGTTGGCTGCTTTATTCCGAGCGGCTCGACACCTGGACCGTGCTTGGCGCGGCCCTGATCCTGTGCGGCAATCTCCTGAATTTGAAGCCGCCCGCCCCGGTTCCCGCCCGCGCGCAATGA
- the tgt gene encoding tRNA guanosine(34) transglycosylase Tgt, whose amino-acid sequence MNLPDPGVPNHFELLATDGSARTGRLTTPHGVVRTPAFMPVGTAGAMKGMHWREVRDAGADIVLGNTYHLMLRSGAERINALGGLQRFTGWNGPMLTDSGGFQVMSLSDLRKISEHAVTFRSHIDGAKIELSPERSIEVQRLLGSDIAMQMDECVRLPAERDDIERAMQLSLRWAERSKRAFESAPDGYMLFGIVQGGDIPQLRHVSAQGLVEIGFHGYAIGGLAVGEPQAVMLAMIDETAPALPTDRPRYLMGVGTPDDILEAVKRGVDMFDCVMPTRNGRHGVAFTRFGQVNLRNARHADDPRPLDGESSWPSACNCARAYLHHLVKAGETLGAMLLSEINVAYYQFLMQGIRDAISHGTFDEFYQRTREGWARGDIAPR is encoded by the coding sequence ATGAATCTTCCTGATCCTGGTGTACCCAATCATTTCGAACTGCTCGCGACCGATGGCTCGGCGCGCACCGGCCGCCTGACCACGCCGCATGGCGTGGTGCGGACGCCGGCCTTCATGCCGGTCGGCACGGCCGGCGCCATGAAGGGCATGCATTGGCGCGAGGTGCGTGACGCCGGCGCCGACATCGTGCTCGGCAACACCTATCATCTGATGCTGCGTTCCGGCGCGGAGCGCATCAACGCCCTCGGCGGCCTGCAGCGGTTTACCGGCTGGAACGGGCCGATGCTGACGGATTCCGGTGGCTTCCAGGTGATGTCGCTGTCGGACCTGCGCAAGATCAGCGAGCACGCCGTCACCTTCCGCTCGCATATCGATGGCGCCAAGATCGAACTGTCGCCGGAGCGCTCGATCGAGGTGCAGCGCCTGCTCGGCTCCGACATCGCCATGCAGATGGACGAATGCGTGCGGCTGCCGGCGGAACGCGACGATATCGAGCGCGCGATGCAGCTGTCGCTGCGCTGGGCCGAGAGAAGCAAGCGAGCCTTCGAGAGCGCGCCCGACGGCTATATGCTGTTCGGCATCGTGCAGGGCGGCGACATCCCTCAGCTGCGCCATGTCAGCGCGCAAGGACTCGTCGAGATCGGCTTCCACGGCTATGCGATCGGCGGCCTTGCCGTCGGCGAGCCGCAGGCGGTGATGCTGGCGATGATCGACGAGACGGCGCCGGCGCTGCCGACCGACCGCCCGCGCTATTTGATGGGCGTCGGCACGCCCGACGACATTCTCGAGGCGGTGAAGCGCGGCGTCGACATGTTCGATTGCGTGATGCCGACGCGCAACGGCCGCCATGGCGTGGCCTTCACGCGCTTCGGTCAGGTCAATCTGCGCAACGCGCGCCACGCCGACGATCCGCGTCCGCTCGACGGGGAAAGCTCATGGCCGTCAGCGTGCAACTGCGCGCGCGCTTACCTGCACCACCTAGTCAAGGCCGGCGAGACGCTGGGGGCGATGCTGCTGTCCGAAATCAATGTCGCTTACTACCAGTTCCTGATGCAGGGCATCAGGGACGCGATCTCACACGGAACGTTCGACGAGTTCTATCAGCGTACGCGCGAGGGCTGGGCGAGGGGCGATATCGCCCCTCGGTAG
- a CDS encoding caspase family protein, translating to MRTLTIIISLMCMALSVSAAKADRRVAFVVGNGAYKNVAQLPNPPIDAKAMASTLRNVGFEVIEGSNLTRDQMTEKLLDFGRKAQGSDVAVFYYAGHGIAVGGSNYLLPVDADIKSEMDVKLGAAINIDLTLDQTMGDAKVKLVFLDACRDNPFAAKIKSNSATRSVNVQSGLAEMKSGEGTLIAFATGPGQTALDGQEGNNSPFTRALIDNITKPGIEIQQAMTSVRAQVNEETHKGQLPWGHTNLIGAVYLNPAQQTQQVANAAPTASSRTPAAAASSSSDGVELEYWRSVKETNKPEELNAYLSAYPNGQFKALALARLAAIQNGPSTTTRNLNAGVDPATFTDDASQLTEDQIGLDKGQRRDVQRRLNGLGFDTKVTGAFNDETRTVLKRWQAARSYPSTGFLNKLQHKALLSEIVASAPTASDDSAKPARRAPAQAQSAPAPAPRHSGGGDAGAAFMGGVVGGMMGGMFRR from the coding sequence ATGCGCACTCTCACGATCATTATTTCGCTGATGTGCATGGCACTGTCGGTCAGCGCCGCCAAGGCCGATCGCCGCGTCGCCTTCGTCGTCGGCAACGGCGCCTACAAGAATGTCGCACAATTGCCGAACCCGCCGATCGACGCCAAGGCGATGGCGTCGACGCTGCGCAATGTCGGCTTCGAGGTGATCGAAGGGTCCAACCTCACCCGCGACCAGATGACGGAAAAGCTGCTCGACTTCGGCCGCAAGGCGCAGGGCTCCGATGTCGCGGTGTTCTATTATGCCGGTCACGGCATCGCTGTCGGCGGCAGCAACTATCTTCTGCCCGTCGATGCCGACATCAAGTCGGAAATGGACGTCAAGCTCGGCGCCGCCATCAATATCGACCTGACGCTCGACCAGACCATGGGCGACGCCAAGGTGAAGCTGGTCTTCCTCGACGCCTGCCGCGACAATCCCTTTGCCGCCAAGATCAAGTCGAACTCGGCGACCCGCAGCGTCAACGTGCAAAGCGGTCTGGCTGAAATGAAGTCTGGCGAAGGCACGCTGATCGCGTTTGCCACGGGCCCGGGCCAGACCGCGCTCGATGGCCAGGAGGGCAATAACAGCCCGTTCACCCGCGCGCTGATCGACAACATCACCAAGCCGGGCATCGAGATCCAGCAGGCGATGACCTCGGTGCGCGCCCAGGTCAATGAAGAGACCCACAAGGGTCAGCTTCCCTGGGGCCACACCAATTTGATCGGCGCCGTCTATCTCAACCCGGCGCAGCAGACCCAGCAGGTCGCCAACGCGGCACCGACCGCCTCGAGCCGCACGCCAGCGGCGGCTGCCAGCAGCAGCTCCGACGGTGTCGAGCTCGAATATTGGCGCTCGGTCAAGGAAACCAACAAGCCGGAAGAGCTCAACGCCTACCTCTCGGCCTATCCGAACGGCCAGTTCAAGGCCTTAGCGCTGGCGCGGCTTGCGGCGATCCAGAACGGGCCGTCGACCACGACCCGCAACCTCAATGCCGGCGTCGATCCCGCGACCTTCACCGATGACGCCAGCCAGCTCACCGAGGACCAGATCGGCCTCGACAAGGGTCAGCGCCGCGACGTGCAGCGCCGCCTCAACGGGCTCGGCTTCGACACCAAGGTGACCGGCGCGTTCAACGACGAGACCCGCACCGTGCTCAAGCGCTGGCAGGCCGCCCGCAGCTATCCCTCGACCGGCTTCCTCAACAAGCTCCAGCACAAGGCCCTGCTCTCCGAGATCGTGGCGTCGGCGCCGACCGCAAGCGATGACAGCGCGAAGCCGGCCCGACGTGCCCCCGCGCAAGCCCAGAGCGCACCCGCACCCGCGCCCCGTCACAGCGGCGGCGGCGATGCCGGCGCGGCCTTCATGGGCGGCGTCGTCGGCGGCATGATGGGCGGCATGTTCCGCCGCTGA